From the Synechococcus sp. KORDI-49 genome, the window GGCCCCCGGTTTCACCGAGATGCGCTTCACCTGCCAGCGGCTGCTTTCCACCACGGAGGTGTAGTGGCCCCAGGGGCGGTAGATCTTGCGGTGGGCCTTGCCTTCCGGGCTGCCATCGGCCTCCAGCTGTTTCACCACCTTCTTGATCTCCTGTGCCCTGGAGCGGTCGGCGATCAGCACAGCGTCATCGGTCTCCACCACCACCAGGTTCTCGACGCCCAGACCCACCACCAGTCGGTGCTCGCTGCGCAGGTAGCAGTTGCGGCTGCCTTCGCTGATCACCCGGCCCTGCAGCACGTTGCCATTCCCGTCCCGGTCGGAGGTTTCCCACAGAGCACTCCAGCTGCCCACATCACTCCAGCCGGCATCGAGTGGAAGCACCGTCCCAAGTTCGGTTTTTTCCATCACCGCCACATCAATGGCGATGTTCGGACACTTCGCGAAGGCTTCTCGCTCGAGCCGCAGAAAGTCCAGATCCGCAGTGTCCTGCTCGAGGGCTGCCCGGCAGCAGCTCACCACCTCTGGTGACAGGCGTTCCAGCTCCGCCAGCATCGCGCTGGCCCGGAACAGGAACATGCCGCTGTTCCAGGTGAAGCGTCCCGTGCTGAGAAAGGTTTCCGCCGTGGCTCGGTCGGGTTTCTCCACGAAGCGGGCGATCGGCACATCCTGAAGCGGGCCGCCGGAGAAGGGCTGGGCGGCTTCGATGTAGCCATAACCCGTTTCCGGTGCCGTCGGCACGATGCCGAAGGTCACCAGTCGTCCTTCCTCCGCCGGTCGCCGGCCGGCTTCCACCACTGCACGGAAGTGGCTGGCATCGCGGATCACGTGATCCGCGGCCAGCACCAGCAGCAACGGATCCGCGCCATCCGCCGTCGCCTGCAGGGCCGCCACGGTCACCGCCGGGGCCGTGTTCCGTCCCATCGGCTCCAGCAGGATCGCGTTCGGTTCCACATCGATCTGCCGCATCTGTTCGGCCACGATGAACCGGTGGTCTTCGTTGCAGATCAGCAGCGGCGATCCGAGGCCGTCGAGGCCATTCAGTCGTTGCTGGGTCTGCTGCAGCAGGGTCGACTCACCATCGCCGCTGAGAGCCCAGTACTGCTTCGGGTAGCTGGCGCGCGACAGCGGCCAGAGACGGGTCCCGGTTCCGCCACAGAGGATGACGGGGATCAGTGGGGTGGCAGCCAAGACATCCGCTCATCCAGGGCTCAAGGATC encodes:
- a CDS encoding mannose-1-phosphate guanylyltransferase/mannose-6-phosphate isomerase, with the translated sequence MAATPLIPVILCGGTGTRLWPLSRASYPKQYWALSGDGESTLLQQTQQRLNGLDGLGSPLLICNEDHRFIVAEQMRQIDVEPNAILLEPMGRNTAPAVTVAALQATADGADPLLLVLAADHVIRDASHFRAVVEAGRRPAEEGRLVTFGIVPTAPETGYGYIEAAQPFSGGPLQDVPIARFVEKPDRATAETFLSTGRFTWNSGMFLFRASAMLAELERLSPEVVSCCRAALEQDTADLDFLRLEREAFAKCPNIAIDVAVMEKTELGTVLPLDAGWSDVGSWSALWETSDRDGNGNVLQGRVISEGSRNCYLRSEHRLVVGLGVENLVVVETDDAVLIADRSRAQEIKKVVKQLEADGSPEGKAHRKIYRPWGHYTSVVESSRWQVKRISVKPGASLSLQMHHHRAEHWVVVRGTAVVERDGEQQLLGENQSTYIPLGCRHRLSNPGKIPVELIEVQSGTYLGEDDIVRFEDRYGRSDQRIPVQS